The proteins below are encoded in one region of Methanosarcina barkeri 3:
- a CDS encoding gas vesicle protein GvpG produces the protein MIGISIPGLDFISNIEAIRDFAYRELYNVDKIKNKIKENQLLYEFDEISTEEYEEKKSELMKQLKFAERALETNLNVRTDIFS, from the coding sequence ATGATAGGAATTTCAATTCCTGGACTCGATTTCATTTCAAACATAGAAGCAATAAGGGACTTTGCTTACAGGGAACTTTACAACGTGGATAAAATTAAAAACAAAATCAAGGAAAATCAACTGCTTTACGAATTTGATGAGATCTCAACAGAAGAATATGAAGAAAAAAAAAGCGAGCTCATGAAACAATTGAAATTTGCAGAAAGAGCTTTGGAGACGAATCTTAATGTCAGAACCGACATCTTTTCCTGA
- a CDS encoding Hsp20/alpha crystallin family protein, producing MSNDDEINENEKETKTDIKKEDLEKKVQYLENKIKELEQRVEERRTTDYEHASFVGDIVGSIPGFSRIIKVLEKTSPEFRQKITETDMEIKHRLETGWSSKPVVSYGLSIRPLSTRNKSSNVPGTVSRERKKVMLEGSEPAEPIFDVFEKQDFVYVIAQIPDVEEQDINIEIQDDVLDISAGIYSKKISLPCMSGSIEEKSYKNGVLQLKIKREKNVN from the coding sequence ATGAGCAATGATGATGAGATAAATGAAAATGAGAAAGAAACAAAAACTGACATAAAAAAAGAAGACCTGGAAAAAAAAGTCCAATACTTAGAAAATAAAATCAAAGAACTTGAACAGAGAGTAGAAGAACGCAGAACTACAGATTATGAACATGCTAGCTTTGTAGGAGATATTGTAGGATCAATTCCAGGCTTCAGCAGAATCATAAAAGTTCTCGAAAAGACCTCTCCAGAATTTAGGCAGAAAATTACTGAGACAGATATGGAAATAAAACATAGGCTTGAAACTGGATGGAGTAGTAAACCAGTAGTAAGCTATGGACTGTCGATCAGACCTCTGTCTACAAGAAACAAATCTTCTAATGTTCCAGGTACAGTTTCAAGAGAAAGGAAAAAAGTAATGTTAGAGGGTTCAGAGCCGGCGGAACCTATTTTTGATGTGTTTGAAAAACAGGACTTTGTTTATGTAATAGCTCAAATTCCCGATGTAGAGGAGCAAGATATAAACATAGAAATTCAGGATGACGTGCTGGATATTTCTGCAGGTATTTACAGTAAAAAGATTTCATTGCCATGTATGTCGGGGTCAATTGAAGAAAAAAGCTACAAAAATGGTGTACTTCAGCTGAAGATAAAAAGGGAAAAAAATGTCAATTAA
- a CDS encoding gas vesicle protein K yields the protein MSINIDENNLKKGLLGLVVALVEIIQDLLEKQALLRIENGSLSDEEVERLGEALFDLQEALEAIKIDNELEDCVYSVREGLDKVVDQVIDKFLNPTRWIEEADKNERNNTGELPISLLNCEHSR from the coding sequence ATGTCAATTAATATTGATGAAAACAATTTAAAAAAAGGATTATTGGGTCTTGTTGTAGCCCTTGTTGAGATTATCCAGGACTTACTTGAGAAACAGGCATTGTTGAGAATAGAAAATGGATCTTTGAGTGACGAAGAGGTTGAAAGACTCGGAGAAGCCCTTTTTGATCTTCAAGAAGCACTTGAAGCCATAAAAATTGATAACGAGCTTGAAGATTGTGTTTATTCTGTGCGAGAAGGATTGGATAAGGTAGTAGATCAGGTAATTGATAAATTTTTGAACCCAACAAGGTGGATTGAGGAAGCTGATAAAAATGAAAGAAATAACACAGGAGAGTTGCCTATATCTCTACTCAATTGTGAACACAGCCGCTGA
- a CDS encoding GvpL/GvpF family gas vesicle protein gives MKEITQESCLYLYSIVNTAAEQNLGPIGINDNSVYTIVYGDIATAVHFSETKPEPAKDEQQAKEWIFSHNYAIDKLTEKFNTVLPFSFGCVAQGNDETIRSWMQKNYDSFKSELERLSDTAEYLVQIFYDPKVLAEKVLKENPDLQALNAKIDGGSKGKNYILKKQFDVRRDHAIMNELSKLGTEFGNAIYENTMEMIHEEKSFHVPEKYKGKKSVITLSCLVSNRNVENLGHVLDQVNQREGFTVRFTGPWAPFSFVDLKRDFQT, from the coding sequence ATGAAAGAAATAACACAGGAGAGTTGCCTATATCTCTACTCAATTGTGAACACAGCCGCTGAACAAAATCTGGGGCCTATTGGGATTAATGACAATTCTGTGTACACAATTGTTTATGGAGATATTGCTACAGCTGTACATTTCTCAGAGACGAAACCCGAACCGGCAAAGGATGAACAACAGGCAAAAGAGTGGATATTTTCTCATAATTATGCAATTGATAAGCTCACTGAAAAATTCAATACCGTCCTCCCGTTTTCTTTCGGGTGTGTAGCACAAGGAAACGATGAAACCATAAGATCCTGGATGCAGAAGAACTATGATTCTTTTAAAAGTGAGCTTGAAAGACTGAGTGATACTGCAGAATATTTAGTTCAAATCTTCTATGATCCAAAAGTACTTGCTGAAAAAGTCCTCAAAGAGAATCCTGATCTTCAAGCATTGAATGCAAAAATAGACGGAGGATCCAAGGGAAAAAACTACATCCTTAAAAAACAGTTTGATGTCCGGCGGGACCACGCCATAATGAACGAGCTTTCGAAACTTGGAACCGAGTTTGGGAACGCTATATATGAGAATACAATGGAGATGATTCATGAAGAAAAAAGTTTCCATGTTCCGGAAAAATATAAGGGCAAAAAATCTGTGATTACACTTTCCTGTCTTGTTTCCAATAGAAATGTTGAAAATTTAGGACATGTACTTGATCAAGTAAATCAACGCGAAGGTTTTACAGTCAGATTTACGGGACCATGGGCACCGTTTAGTTTTGTTGATCTTAAAAGGGATTTTCAAACATGA
- a CDS encoding gas vesicle protein produces MIPEREGDSLVELLDRLLNKGLVLNADVLISVGGIPLIGLSLRLLAAGIETMLEYGLFEQFDKDTRAWELEHRINKPALMSEEEVMLRFYGSYSHNQSKNWNYCFIYLTNYRIFGWNKSVNKILYEMPLKKILEITVVTNIHEEKEREEICVKANDDSFLYVHSQNINEIYCKLIKEVHCI; encoded by the coding sequence ATGATACCGGAACGTGAAGGGGACTCCTTGGTAGAACTTCTTGATAGGTTACTTAATAAAGGGCTTGTTCTTAACGCTGATGTTCTTATTTCAGTTGGAGGCATACCTCTAATAGGCTTGAGTCTCAGACTTTTAGCTGCTGGAATTGAAACAATGCTTGAGTATGGGCTTTTTGAACAATTCGACAAGGATACAAGAGCCTGGGAACTTGAGCATAGAATAAACAAGCCAGCTCTTATGTCGGAAGAAGAAGTTATGCTGAGATTTTACGGTTCTTATTCTCATAACCAGAGTAAAAACTGGAACTACTGTTTTATATATTTAACAAACTACAGAATTTTTGGATGGAATAAAAGTGTTAATAAAATCTTATATGAAATGCCGCTAAAAAAGATACTGGAAATTACTGTTGTTACAAACATTCACGAGGAAAAAGAAAGGGAAGAAATATGTGTCAAAGCTAATGATGACAGTTTTCTCTACGTCCACAGCCAAAATATAAATGAAATTTATTGCAAACTTATAAAAGAAGTTCACTGCATATAA
- a CDS encoding PadR family transcriptional regulator, translating to MPSNPGETMNLENDNYVVQPTGSPAHNCYVQELIKRHLDIAVLCVIRNNSMSGQDIAKEIFYKHQVYVSPSAIYSLLYSLKNQDILEIDTVKGDLRTKCYVPTEKGKQIITKQLQEFREALTYFLLQINKNLP from the coding sequence ATGCCTTCCAACCCAGGTGAAACAATGAATCTTGAAAATGATAACTATGTAGTTCAACCTACAGGATCGCCTGCACATAACTGTTACGTGCAGGAACTTATAAAGAGACATCTTGACATAGCAGTACTTTGCGTGATCAGGAACAATTCGATGTCAGGGCAGGATATTGCAAAAGAGATTTTCTATAAGCACCAGGTTTATGTGTCTCCAAGCGCGATATATTCCTTATTATACTCTTTAAAAAATCAAGATATACTTGAGATAGATACGGTAAAAGGTGACCTGAGAACTAAGTGTTATGTTCCCACTGAAAAAGGAAAACAGATAATCACTAAACAGCTCCAAGAGTTTAGAGAAGCTCTCACGTATTTTCTACTACAAATAAATAAGAATTTGCCTTAA
- a CDS encoding DUF2267 domain-containing protein, protein MDLTNVWLRDILSQLKWQSKESAYQALRGTLHAIRDRLPVEEAVDLASQLPLMIKGVYYDGWTLRDKPEKFKKEEFARRVHAQFEFDDNVNPAEVIRAVLRVMYRHMGEGEIRDVKFNMPKEIQEWFPEEIAPKG, encoded by the coding sequence ATAGACTTAACCAATGTATGGCTCAGGGATATTCTGAGCCAGTTGAAATGGCAGAGCAAAGAAAGTGCATATCAGGCATTAAGAGGTACACTGCACGCAATCAGAGACCGGCTTCCGGTGGAGGAAGCGGTTGATCTTGCTTCACAGCTGCCCCTTATGATAAAAGGAGTGTATTATGACGGCTGGACTCTCAGGGATAAACCCGAGAAGTTCAAAAAAGAGGAATTTGCAAGAAGGGTGCATGCGCAGTTTGAATTCGATGATAATGTAAACCCGGCCGAAGTTATTCGAGCTGTCCTGCGGGTCATGTACAGGCACATGGGCGAAGGAGAAATTCGGGATGTAAAATTCAATATGCCAAAAGAAATTCAGGAATGGTTTCCAGAAGAAATCGCGCCGAAAGGATGA
- a CDS encoding ammonium transporter: protein MRKKINWLFVSFFVLFSLVAAFPAVVLADQQADPTGANTDYSSYVTSSTGGAPSLADVTSAVGHSSVAINIMWTLLAGFLVMFMQAGFAMVETGFVRVKNVAHTMAMNFFVYPLGMLGFFLTGFAIMFGGIGPLATLGGYTGLNHEFSITLLGHQFGLFGMTGFGLIGTYDVGVFALFLFQMVFMDTTATIPTGALAERWKFLSFCFMGFAIGAFIYPLFGNWVWGGGWLSQLGVNFGLGHGHVDFAGSSVVHMTGGVIGLVGAWLIGPRIGKYNKDGSINAIPGHSIPMAIVGTFILAFGWFGFNAGSTMAGEDLRLAVVATNTMLASATGAVAATAWMWAVRTKKPDPGMACNGMLAGLVAITAPCAFVNQISAAVIGLVSGVLVVESVFFVEKKLKIDDPVGAVSVHMVNGAWGCLALGLFADGSYGAGWNGVPGTVTGLLYGQPLQFIAEFIGVATNFIVVGGLAFIIYKVINMITPMRVSTEVEIGGLDVPEVGCPGYVGDIPETGMDKSPEPSHIRDPIVVAAETKKERVT, encoded by the coding sequence ATGCGGAAAAAAATAAACTGGTTATTTGTTAGTTTTTTTGTACTATTTAGTTTAGTCGCTGCTTTTCCGGCTGTAGTACTGGCAGACCAGCAGGCAGACCCTACAGGAGCTAATACCGATTATTCCAGCTATGTAACGTCAAGCACCGGAGGTGCACCTTCTTTAGCAGACGTGACCAGTGCTGTAGGACATAGCAGCGTAGCCATAAATATTATGTGGACCTTGCTCGCAGGTTTTCTGGTAATGTTCATGCAGGCCGGGTTTGCAATGGTTGAAACTGGTTTCGTCCGTGTGAAGAATGTCGCACATACAATGGCTATGAATTTCTTTGTGTATCCACTAGGTATGCTAGGATTCTTCCTCACGGGTTTTGCAATTATGTTCGGAGGTATTGGTCCACTGGCCACTTTGGGCGGCTATACAGGACTTAACCATGAGTTCTCGATTACTCTTTTAGGGCATCAGTTCGGGCTCTTCGGAATGACAGGATTTGGGCTAATAGGCACTTATGATGTAGGCGTATTCGCTTTATTCTTATTCCAGATGGTCTTCATGGATACGACCGCAACGATTCCTACCGGAGCGCTTGCAGAGCGCTGGAAGTTCCTGTCGTTCTGTTTCATGGGATTTGCTATTGGTGCCTTTATATATCCACTCTTCGGCAACTGGGTGTGGGGCGGAGGCTGGCTGTCACAGCTTGGAGTTAATTTCGGCCTGGGTCACGGCCACGTGGACTTTGCAGGCTCATCGGTAGTGCACATGACCGGAGGAGTTATCGGTCTCGTAGGTGCATGGTTAATCGGACCGCGCATAGGCAAGTATAACAAAGACGGTTCGATTAATGCAATACCCGGTCACAGTATTCCTATGGCCATAGTCGGCACCTTCATCCTGGCTTTCGGATGGTTCGGTTTCAATGCTGGCTCAACCATGGCAGGTGAGGATCTTAGACTAGCTGTTGTAGCCACAAACACTATGTTGGCTTCAGCTACCGGTGCTGTAGCGGCTACGGCATGGATGTGGGCCGTCCGCACGAAAAAGCCGGATCCGGGTATGGCATGTAACGGTATGCTAGCAGGACTTGTAGCTATTACTGCACCCTGTGCGTTCGTCAACCAGATCAGTGCCGCGGTCATTGGCCTTGTTTCGGGTGTTCTTGTAGTCGAATCAGTCTTCTTCGTTGAGAAAAAGTTGAAAATCGATGACCCTGTCGGTGCGGTCTCTGTACACATGGTCAACGGTGCATGGGGATGTCTCGCTCTGGGCCTGTTTGCGGATGGCAGTTATGGCGCTGGCTGGAATGGCGTGCCTGGAACAGTTACCGGTTTGCTGTACGGCCAACCTCTACAGTTCATAGCAGAATTCATCGGTGTGGCTACCAACTTTATTGTAGTTGGCGGACTGGCATTTATCATCTACAAGGTGATCAACATGATCACGCCAATGCGTGTGAGCACCGAGGTCGAGATAGGAGGTCTTGACGTACCCGAGGTGGGATGCCCTGGTTATGTTGGTGACATTCCTGAAACTGGAATGGATAAAAGCCCTGAACCGAGTCACATACGTGATCCGATAGTAGTGGCGGCTGAGACTAAAAAGGAGAGGGTCACATGA
- a CDS encoding P-II family nitrogen regulator has product MKKIEAVVRPTKLEEVKASLEDAGFSSLTIVDVKGRGQQKGVIQQWRGQEYRVDTLPKLKVELIVNDEDADKAIDIIVSSARTGNIGDGKIFVLPVEKVVRIRTGERDGKAV; this is encoded by the coding sequence ATGAAGAAAATAGAAGCAGTTGTCCGGCCCACAAAACTTGAAGAAGTGAAAGCCTCGCTTGAAGATGCCGGTTTCAGCAGCCTCACTATTGTTGACGTAAAAGGACGCGGACAGCAAAAAGGTGTTATCCAGCAATGGAGAGGGCAGGAGTATCGAGTTGACACTTTGCCGAAGTTAAAGGTCGAGCTAATTGTAAATGATGAAGATGCGGATAAGGCCATCGATATTATCGTTAGTTCCGCCAGGACCGGAAACATTGGAGATGGTAAAATCTTTGTCTTACCCGTAGAAAAGGTAGTTAGGATAAGAACAGGTGAAAGAGATGGAAAGGCCGTTTAA